From Methylobacterium radiodurans, a single genomic window includes:
- a CDS encoding DUF1465 family protein: MSGFDVTFRDERDWVDFGQTYVGSEAFRALFRDGMALVEETASYLDGEGREESRLISRDATLCYASESMRLTTLLMQVASWLLVQRAVSEGELTPGQALQEKNRVRLAAAEPPKPESFSLLPVRLQNLILRTRRLHTRILHLDGLISEDRPAPVPRESPVAAQQGLLRSVFQHH, translated from the coding sequence ATGAGCGGCTTCGACGTCACGTTCCGCGACGAGCGCGACTGGGTGGATTTCGGTCAGACCTATGTGGGCTCGGAGGCCTTCCGCGCCCTCTTCCGCGACGGCATGGCGCTGGTCGAGGAGACCGCTTCGTATCTCGACGGGGAAGGCCGCGAGGAATCCCGGCTGATCTCGCGCGACGCCACGCTCTGCTACGCGTCCGAGAGCATGCGACTGACCACGCTGCTGATGCAGGTCGCCTCCTGGCTCCTGGTTCAGCGCGCCGTCTCCGAGGGCGAGCTGACGCCGGGTCAGGCGCTGCAGGAGAAGAATCGCGTGCGCCTCGCCGCTGCCGAGCCGCCCAAGCCCGAGAGCTTCAGCCTGCTGCCCGTGCGGCTCCAGAACCTGATCCTGCGCACCCGCCGCCTGCACACCCGCATCCTGCACCTCGACGGCCTGATCTCCGAGGACCGCCCCGCCCCGGTGCCGCGCGAGAGCCCGGTCGCGGCCCAGCAGGGCCTGCTGCGCTCTGTCTTCCAGCACCACTGA
- a CDS encoding DUF2312 domain-containing protein, producing the protein MSDTIDTVGVAGDRIRSIIERIERLDEEIKDLMEAKKEIFAEAKGEGLDVKVLKEILKLRKQDKDERDEQESLLELYLRAMDAPSPAPIAQAA; encoded by the coding sequence ATGTCCGACACGATCGATACCGTGGGCGTCGCGGGCGACCGAATCCGCTCCATCATCGAGCGCATCGAGCGGCTCGACGAGGAGATCAAGGACCTGATGGAGGCCAAGAAGGAGATCTTCGCCGAGGCGAAGGGCGAAGGCCTCGACGTGAAGGTGCTGAAGGAGATCCTGAAGCTGCGCAAGCAGGACAAGGACGAGCGCGACGAGCAGGAGAGCCTGCTGGAACTCTACCTGCGCGCCATGGACGCGCCGAGCCCGGCCCCGATCGCCCAAGCGGCCTGA
- a CDS encoding CobW family GTP-binding protein, whose amino-acid sequence MSDAPSNSPSLAASAKIPVTVLTGYLGAGKTTLLNRILTENHGRRYAVIVNEFGEIGIDNDLVVGADEEVFEMNNGCVCCTVRGDLIRIMDGLVKRRGKFDAIIVETTGLADPAPVAQTFFVDQDVGEAARLDAVVTVADAKWLTDRLRDAPEARNQIAFADVILLNKSDLVSGEDLDRVEGEIRVINPFAQIHRTRNCAVPLDAVLERNAFDLGRILDLEPAFLEEGHHHHHDSEIQSVSARIDGAVNPEKFMPWISTLTQVQGPDILRCKGIVAFPDEPKRFVFQGVHMILDGDLQADWRADEPRVSRVVFIGRNLDAEAIRAGFEDCRA is encoded by the coding sequence ATGTCCGACGCCCCGTCCAACTCCCCGTCTCTCGCCGCTTCCGCCAAGATCCCTGTCACGGTGCTCACGGGCTATCTCGGCGCCGGCAAGACGACGCTGCTCAACCGGATCCTCACCGAGAACCACGGCCGCCGCTACGCGGTGATCGTCAACGAGTTCGGGGAGATCGGCATCGACAACGACCTCGTGGTGGGCGCCGACGAGGAAGTGTTCGAGATGAACAACGGCTGCGTCTGCTGCACGGTGCGCGGCGACCTGATCCGCATCATGGACGGGCTGGTGAAGCGACGCGGCAAGTTCGACGCGATCATCGTCGAGACCACGGGGCTGGCCGATCCCGCTCCCGTCGCCCAGACCTTCTTCGTCGATCAGGATGTCGGCGAGGCCGCACGCCTCGACGCGGTCGTCACGGTGGCCGACGCCAAGTGGCTCACCGACCGCCTGAGGGACGCGCCCGAGGCCCGCAACCAGATCGCCTTCGCGGACGTGATCCTGCTCAACAAGTCGGATCTCGTCTCAGGCGAAGACCTCGACCGCGTCGAGGGCGAGATCCGGGTGATTAATCCCTTCGCCCAGATCCACCGCACACGGAACTGCGCCGTGCCTCTCGACGCGGTGCTGGAGCGCAACGCGTTCGATCTCGGCCGCATCCTCGACCTGGAGCCTGCCTTCTTGGAGGAGGGGCATCACCATCACCACGACAGCGAGATCCAGTCGGTCTCGGCCCGGATCGACGGGGCCGTGAACCCGGAAAAGTTCATGCCCTGGATCTCGACGCTCACCCAGGTCCAAGGGCCCGACATCCTGCGCTGCAAGGGCATCGTCGCCTTCCCGGACGAGCCGAAGCGCTTCGTCTTCCAGGGCGTGCACATGATCCTCGACGGGGATCTGCAGGCCGATTGGCGGGCGGACGAACCCCGCGTCTCCCGGGTGGTGTTCATCGGCCGCAACCTCGACGCGGAGGCGATCCGCGCCGGGTTCGAGGATTGCCGCGCCTGA
- a CDS encoding PAS domain-containing protein → MNSSTIEREEIDREIAALLQHPALRKAPKLSAFLGYIVRESLSGRGARLKAYTIATQALGRPADFDPVTDAIVRVEARRLRRVLDTIYAEPGCASTIRVELPRGHYDPVFRRVDATSPATRAIRAPDPGESLHESEQRYLALVRASAVIEWRAAPDGRVTHSYGWTERTGQEPETFAGSGWLDALHLDDRSRTVAAWAAARRVCAPLEIAYRVRHLDGGYRWMLARGVPVENADGSIREWVGTIVDAPEPGEPGLRVRDVLASARRLGTIYEILRSAQGEASQGASRRVAEERRLADGLRRHGLFLGQRPVAAAGPSSMTARVCTAKT, encoded by the coding sequence ATGAACTCCAGCACGATCGAGCGCGAGGAGATCGACCGGGAGATCGCCGCCCTCCTGCAGCATCCAGCCCTGCGCAAGGCGCCGAAGCTCTCGGCATTCCTCGGATACATCGTGCGGGAAAGCCTCTCGGGTCGTGGCGCTCGCCTGAAAGCCTACACGATCGCCACGCAGGCGCTCGGACGGCCGGCGGATTTCGATCCTGTTACGGACGCGATCGTCCGGGTCGAGGCGCGTCGGCTGCGGCGGGTGCTCGATACCATCTATGCCGAGCCGGGTTGCGCCAGCACGATCCGGGTCGAACTGCCGCGCGGGCATTACGATCCTGTGTTCCGTCGCGTCGACGCCACCTCGCCCGCGACCCGCGCGATCCGCGCCCCCGATCCGGGTGAGAGCCTGCACGAGAGCGAGCAGCGCTACCTTGCGCTGGTGCGCGCCAGCGCAGTGATCGAGTGGCGTGCCGCACCCGACGGGCGGGTCACCCACAGCTACGGCTGGACAGAGCGCACCGGCCAGGAGCCCGAGACCTTCGCCGGAAGCGGCTGGCTCGACGCGCTGCACCTGGACGACCGGTCGCGCACGGTCGCGGCCTGGGCGGCGGCGCGGCGCGTCTGCGCGCCCCTGGAGATTGCCTACCGGGTCCGCCACCTCGACGGCGGCTACCGCTGGATGCTGGCGCGCGGAGTGCCGGTCGAGAACGCCGACGGCTCGATCCGCGAATGGGTCGGCACGATCGTCGATGCGCCCGAGCCGGGCGAGCCGGGTCTGCGCGTCCGCGACGTACTCGCCTCCGCCCGCCGGCTCGGCACCATCTACGAGATCCTGCGCTCGGCGCAGGGAGAGGCGTCGCAGGGGGCGTCGCGGCGCGTTGCGGAGGAACGTCGCCTCGCCGACGGCCTGCGCCGGCACGGCCTCTTCCTCGGGCAGCGCCCGGTCGCCGCCGCCGGGCCATCGTCAATGACGGCACGTGTCTGCACGGCTAAGACTTAA
- a CDS encoding outer membrane protein — protein MARSKLTALARRLTLAASVGAPCLAQAADLLPPPPPPPPPPPVVDVGGGWYLRGEVGVSALRLGKFEGHDKPGFPQPDGGYHPEYREIGDQAFAGGGFGYEFGNGLRVEAVAQYRTSTTLRFGESYAGCFNANFDKDGNCKSPGKGIDLYTGQISSIVAMARGSYDLFTWNGVSFFGGGSVGAAFHHVGTFVDVGAGTAVGGAGYIGPRDTTTFAWGLHAGLGYAITPNLRLELAYEYLNLGSVKTAGLNCFGADGCPGTVYKFKNIEAHDVRLGFRYLIGGLVAAPLPPLMADYAPPPPGPLVRKY, from the coding sequence ATGGCCCGCTCCAAGCTTACGGCCTTGGCGCGCCGCCTCACGCTCGCAGCGAGCGTCGGCGCGCCCTGCCTCGCACAGGCCGCCGACCTGCTGCCCCCGCCGCCCCCGCCCCCTCCGCCGCCGCCCGTCGTCGATGTCGGCGGGGGCTGGTACCTGCGGGGTGAAGTCGGCGTCAGCGCGCTGCGCCTCGGCAAATTCGAGGGGCACGACAAGCCGGGCTTCCCGCAGCCGGACGGCGGCTACCATCCCGAGTACCGCGAGATCGGCGACCAGGCCTTCGCGGGTGGCGGCTTCGGCTACGAGTTCGGCAACGGCCTGCGCGTCGAGGCCGTGGCCCAATACCGGACCTCCACCACCCTGCGCTTCGGCGAGAGCTACGCGGGCTGCTTCAACGCGAACTTCGACAAGGACGGGAACTGCAAGTCGCCCGGCAAGGGCATCGACCTCTATACAGGTCAGATCTCCTCGATCGTGGCGATGGCCCGCGGCTCCTACGATCTCTTCACGTGGAACGGCGTCTCGTTCTTCGGCGGCGGCTCGGTCGGCGCGGCCTTCCACCACGTCGGCACGTTCGTTGACGTGGGCGCCGGCACGGCGGTGGGCGGGGCGGGCTATATCGGCCCGCGCGACACCACCACCTTCGCCTGGGGCCTGCATGCCGGCCTCGGCTACGCCATCACGCCGAACCTGCGGCTCGAACTCGCCTACGAGTACCTCAACCTCGGCAGCGTGAAGACCGCGGGTCTGAACTGCTTCGGTGCCGACGGATGCCCCGGCACGGTCTACAAGTTCAAGAACATCGAGGCGCACGACGTGCGGCTCGGCTTCCGCTACCTGATCGGTGGCCTCGTGGCGGCCCCGCTGCCCCCGCTGATGGCCGACTACGCGCCGCCGCCGCCCGGTCCGCTGGTGCGCAAGTACTGA
- a CDS encoding outer membrane protein, with protein sequence MVASTRLPVCALLALAGSLHQAGAADLLPTLPPPPPPVEAAAPVEIGSGWYLRGDFTHASYGRPRDDTPPDPTDPNVPPYVGLRVGDAGGYGGGVGYRVNPWLRIDATIDQRGPSRFSAFSSRSNFATGGNVETGRVDALTALVNVYADLGTWWGLTPYIGAGVGMADIGTGRNYTQTTCFIDACDGAPGVGPREAVTRPKRSVASLAWALTAGLSYDLGHGLSIDAAYRYVDLGKLRTGVDAYGYGTRLKDLTANEFRIGLRYAFAGLPHLAAVSPHNPYGN encoded by the coding sequence ATGGTTGCGTCTACACGTCTGCCGGTCTGCGCGCTCCTCGCGCTCGCCGGCTCCCTCCACCAGGCCGGTGCCGCCGATCTCCTGCCGACCCTGCCGCCGCCCCCGCCGCCGGTCGAGGCCGCGGCGCCGGTCGAGATCGGCTCGGGCTGGTACCTGCGCGGCGACTTCACCCACGCGAGCTACGGCCGGCCCCGCGACGACACCCCGCCTGACCCGACCGATCCGAACGTGCCGCCCTATGTCGGCCTGCGGGTCGGCGACGCGGGCGGCTACGGCGGCGGCGTCGGCTACCGCGTCAACCCCTGGCTGCGCATCGACGCGACCATCGACCAGCGCGGCCCGAGCCGGTTCAGCGCCTTCTCGTCGCGCTCGAATTTCGCCACCGGCGGCAACGTCGAGACCGGGCGCGTGGACGCGCTCACCGCCCTCGTCAACGTCTACGCCGACCTCGGCACGTGGTGGGGACTGACCCCCTATATCGGCGCGGGCGTCGGCATGGCCGATATCGGCACCGGCCGCAACTACACCCAGACCACCTGCTTCATCGACGCCTGCGACGGCGCGCCGGGCGTCGGCCCGCGGGAGGCGGTGACGCGGCCTAAGCGCTCCGTCGCCTCGCTGGCCTGGGCGCTCACCGCCGGCCTGTCCTACGATCTCGGCCACGGCCTGAGCATCGATGCCGCCTACCGCTACGTCGATCTCGGCAAGCTGCGCACGGGCGTCGATGCCTACGGCTACGGCACCCGCCTGAAGGACCTCACGGCCAACGAGTTCCGCATCGGTCTGCGCTACGCCTTCGCGGGCCTGCCGCATCTGGCCGCCGTCAGCCCCCACAACCCCTACGGCAACTGA
- the rpsD gene encoding 30S ribosomal protein S4 gives MSKRVQAKHKLDRRMGQNIWGRPKSPVNRREYGPGQHGQRRKGKMSDFGTQLRAKQKLKGYYGNITEKQFRRYYAEAIRLRGDSGENLIGLLERRLDAVVYRSKFVATPFAARQFINHGHIKVNGQRVNIPSYLVKPGDVIEVREAARQFEFVVVATQLAERDVPDYIEVDHQKMTARVTRVPGLSEVPYPVQMEPNLVIEFYSR, from the coding sequence ATGTCGAAGCGCGTTCAGGCGAAGCACAAGCTCGATCGCCGCATGGGCCAGAACATCTGGGGCCGCCCGAAGAGCCCCGTGAACCGCCGTGAGTACGGCCCCGGCCAGCACGGCCAGCGCCGCAAGGGCAAGATGAGCGACTTCGGCACGCAGCTGCGCGCCAAGCAGAAGCTCAAGGGCTACTACGGCAACATCACCGAGAAGCAGTTCCGCCGCTACTATGCCGAGGCGATCCGCCTGCGCGGCGACTCGGGCGAGAACCTGATCGGCCTGCTGGAGCGCCGTCTCGACGCGGTCGTCTACCGCTCGAAGTTCGTGGCGACCCCGTTCGCCGCCCGCCAGTTCATCAACCACGGCCACATCAAGGTGAACGGCCAGCGGGTGAACATCCCGAGCTACCTCGTGAAGCCCGGTGATGTGATCGAGGTGCGCGAGGCCGCCCGCCAGTTCGAGTTCGTGGTGGTCGCCACCCAGCTCGCCGAGCGCGACGTGCCCGACTACATCGAGGTCGATCACCAGAAGATGACCGCCCGCGTCACCCGCGTGCCGGGCCTCTCCGAGGTCCCCTACCCGGTGCAGATGGAGCCGAACCTCGTCATCGAGTTCTACTCGCGCTGA
- a CDS encoding MerR family transcriptional regulator, producing MQPAPPAASAADPGPKQAGAFRTISEVSEALDVPQHVLRFWETRFGQVRPLKRAGGRRYYRPEDVALIAGIRQLLHVQRYTIQGAQRVLRENGVRFVQAVGRGEVVAAAPEAPETQRDAAPLGPDPATRAALEAVLAELHACRDALAALRAGRE from the coding sequence ATGCAGCCAGCGCCCCCCGCCGCGAGTGCCGCCGATCCGGGCCCGAAGCAGGCCGGCGCATTCCGGACGATCAGCGAGGTGTCGGAGGCGCTCGACGTGCCCCAGCACGTGCTGCGCTTCTGGGAGACGCGGTTCGGGCAGGTGCGGCCGCTCAAGCGCGCCGGCGGGCGGCGCTACTACCGGCCCGAGGACGTCGCGCTGATCGCGGGCATCCGGCAGCTCCTGCACGTGCAGCGCTACACCATCCAGGGCGCGCAGCGGGTGCTGCGGGAGAACGGCGTGCGCTTCGTCCAGGCGGTCGGTCGGGGCGAGGTCGTGGCCGCGGCGCCCGAGGCGCCGGAGACGCAGCGCGACGCGGCCCCGCTTGGTCCGGACCCCGCCACGCGCGCCGCATTGGAGGCGGTGCTGGCCGAGCTTCACGCCTGCCGGGACGCGCTGGCCGCCCTGCGGGCGGGGCGGGAGTAG
- a CDS encoding 4-aminobutyrate aminotransferase, producing the protein MTFARPLAALVAGGLLIAAGPVQAETVQKTETVASGKTGRLLVTPNLKKDCAEGPMPEFRFSAYPKNGAVIVKAGKQKTPASFRCPNKEAGVMGVFYQPKDGFTGSDELTFEVKSADGEVQTRVFKITVEAAAKGGDAKKDSNDL; encoded by the coding sequence ATGACCTTCGCCCGCCCGCTCGCCGCGCTCGTCGCCGGCGGCCTCCTGATCGCCGCAGGCCCGGTCCAGGCCGAGACGGTCCAGAAGACCGAGACGGTGGCCTCCGGCAAGACGGGCCGCCTCCTCGTCACGCCGAACCTGAAGAAGGATTGCGCCGAGGGCCCGATGCCGGAATTCCGGTTCTCCGCCTACCCGAAGAACGGCGCCGTGATCGTGAAGGCCGGCAAGCAGAAGACGCCCGCGAGCTTCCGCTGCCCGAACAAGGAGGCCGGCGTCATGGGCGTGTTCTACCAGCCCAAGGACGGCTTCACCGGCTCGGACGAGCTGACCTTCGAGGTGAAGAGCGCCGATGGCGAGGTTCAGACCCGGGTCTTCAAGATCACGGTCGAGGCGGCCGCCAAGGGCGGCGACGCCAAGAAGGACAGCAACGACCTCTGA
- a CDS encoding PrkA family serine protein kinase: protein MPMHATNDLFQSFARGYEARRDTEMTLSEYLEACRDEPLMYASAAERILEAIGKPEFIDTAKDSRLGRIFMNRTIRTYPAFAEFYGMEETIERIVSFFRHAAQGLEERKQILYLLGPVGGGKSSLAERLKALMEVHPIYVLKAGDEVSPVFESPLGLFDPETMGAEIQSRYGIPRRRLTGLMSPWALKRLDEFNGDISRFKVIKVRPSRLRQIGIAKTEPGDENNQDISSLVGKVDIRRLETLSQADPDAYSYSGGLNRANQGVLEFVEMFKAPIKMLHPLLTATQEGNYVGTENIGAIPFTGVILAHSNEAEWQSFKTNKNNEAFIDRIYVIKVPYCLRVTEEQRIYDKLITGSELATAACAPGTLEMLARFSVLSRLREHANSNLFSKMRVYDGESLREVDPRARSMQEYKDTAGVDEGMDGISTRFAFKVLAATFNHDTTEVSADPVHLMYVLEQALKREQLPPETEKRYLEFIKTELAPRYAEFIGHEIQKAYLESYHDYGQNLFDRYIDYADAWIEDQDFKDAETGQLLNRELLNQELTKIEKPAGIANPKDFRNEVVKFALRSRAQHGGRNPSWTSYEKLREVIERRMFSQVEELLPVISFGSKKDGETEKKHGEFVERMVARGYTERQVRRLVEWYMRVKQAG, encoded by the coding sequence ATGCCGATGCATGCGACGAACGACCTTTTCCAGAGCTTCGCCAGAGGCTACGAGGCGCGCCGCGACACGGAGATGACGCTCTCCGAGTATCTGGAGGCCTGTCGCGACGAGCCGCTGATGTACGCCTCCGCGGCCGAGCGCATCCTGGAGGCCATCGGCAAGCCCGAGTTCATCGACACCGCCAAGGATTCGCGCCTCGGCCGGATCTTCATGAACCGGACCATCCGGACCTACCCGGCGTTTGCCGAGTTCTACGGCATGGAGGAGACGATCGAGCGGATCGTCTCGTTCTTCCGCCACGCCGCGCAGGGGTTGGAGGAGCGCAAGCAGATCCTCTACCTGCTGGGTCCCGTCGGCGGCGGCAAGTCGTCGCTCGCCGAGCGCCTGAAGGCCTTGATGGAGGTCCACCCCATCTACGTGCTCAAGGCGGGCGACGAGGTCTCGCCGGTCTTCGAGAGCCCGCTGGGTCTCTTCGACCCCGAGACGATGGGCGCCGAGATCCAGAGCCGCTACGGCATCCCGCGCCGCCGCCTCACCGGGCTGATGAGCCCGTGGGCGCTCAAGCGCCTGGACGAGTTCAACGGCGACATCTCGCGCTTCAAGGTGATCAAGGTCCGGCCGTCCCGCCTGCGCCAGATCGGCATCGCCAAGACCGAGCCGGGCGACGAGAACAACCAGGACATCTCCTCGCTCGTCGGCAAGGTCGACATCCGCCGCCTGGAGACGCTCTCCCAGGCGGACCCGGATGCGTACTCCTACTCGGGTGGACTGAACCGGGCGAACCAGGGCGTTCTCGAGTTCGTCGAGATGTTCAAGGCGCCCATCAAGATGCTCCACCCGCTGCTTACCGCGACGCAGGAGGGCAACTACGTCGGCACCGAGAACATCGGCGCGATCCCTTTCACGGGCGTGATCCTCGCCCACTCGAACGAGGCCGAGTGGCAGAGCTTCAAGACCAACAAGAACAACGAGGCCTTCATCGACCGCATCTACGTGATCAAGGTGCCATACTGCCTCCGGGTGACCGAGGAGCAGCGCATCTACGACAAGCTGATCACGGGCTCGGAACTCGCGACCGCCGCCTGCGCGCCCGGTACCCTGGAGATGCTGGCCCGGTTCTCGGTGCTCTCGCGCCTGCGCGAGCACGCGAACTCGAACCTGTTCTCCAAGATGCGGGTCTATGACGGCGAGAGCTTGCGCGAGGTCGATCCCCGCGCCCGCTCGATGCAGGAGTACAAGGACACGGCCGGCGTCGACGAGGGCATGGACGGGATCTCGACCCGCTTCGCCTTCAAGGTGCTCGCCGCGACCTTCAACCACGACACCACCGAGGTCTCGGCCGACCCCGTACACCTGATGTACGTGCTCGAACAGGCGCTCAAGCGCGAGCAACTGCCGCCGGAAACCGAGAAGCGCTATCTGGAGTTCATCAAGACCGAGCTCGCGCCGCGCTACGCCGAGTTCATCGGCCACGAGATCCAGAAGGCCTATCTCGAATCCTACCACGATTACGGGCAGAACCTGTTCGACCGCTACATCGACTACGCGGACGCCTGGATCGAGGATCAGGACTTCAAGGATGCCGAGACCGGCCAGCTCCTCAACCGCGAGTTGCTGAACCAGGAGCTGACCAAGATCGAGAAGCCCGCGGGCATCGCCAACCCGAAGGATTTCCGCAACGAGGTGGTGAAGTTCGCGCTCCGCTCCCGGGCGCAGCACGGCGGCCGCAACCCGAGCTGGACGAGCTACGAGAAGCTGCGCGAGGTGATCGAGCGGCGGATGTTCTCCCAGGTCGAGGAATTGCTGCCGGTCATCTCCTTCGGCTCCAAGAAGGACGGCGAGACCGAGAAGAAGCACGGCGAGTTCGTCGAGCGCATGGTGGCGCGTGGCTACACCGAGCGGCAGGTCCGCCGGCTGGTCGAGTGGTACATGCGGGTGAAGCAGGCGGGGTAG
- a CDS encoding YeaH/YhbH family protein translates to MHIVDRRLNPGGKSLPNRQRFLRRVKDVAQRAVRESARERDIKDLGKDGRVTVPADGVREPRFSRQPGTGLQDHILPGNKTYVEGDTIERPPGGGGGRGSGEGGEGGENSEDAFRFVLTREEFLELFLEDLELPDLAKRRLAIVETEGMRRAGYTVTGSPANLALGRTLRNSMSRRIALKRPKPDEIAALESRIEALPEDAPERADLVQSLALLRERSKRIPYVDPIDLRFRRFEPYPKPIAQAVMFCLMDVSGSMTEHMKDLAKRFYILLHIFLTRRYRHVEIVFIRHTDRAMEVDEETFFGSRETGGTLVSSALVEMKRVISERYSPDDWNIYAAQASDGDNVSSDGPTATELLRAHILPACQHFAYLEVGDENGPRAGFVEHRTTLWRTYEAVAKSGGAIAMRKVNHRREIYPVFRELFGRKDAKAEA, encoded by the coding sequence ATGCACATCGTCGACCGTCGACTCAATCCCGGGGGCAAGAGTCTCCCCAACCGTCAGCGCTTCCTCCGCCGCGTGAAGGACGTGGCCCAGCGGGCCGTGCGCGAATCCGCCCGCGAGCGCGACATCAAGGATCTCGGTAAGGACGGCCGCGTCACCGTGCCGGCGGACGGGGTGCGCGAGCCCCGCTTCTCGCGCCAGCCCGGCACCGGGCTGCAGGACCACATCCTGCCCGGCAACAAGACCTACGTGGAGGGCGACACGATCGAGCGCCCGCCGGGCGGGGGAGGGGGGCGCGGCTCCGGCGAGGGCGGCGAGGGCGGCGAGAACAGCGAGGACGCCTTCCGCTTCGTGCTCACCCGCGAGGAGTTCCTGGAACTCTTCCTCGAAGATCTCGAACTTCCGGATCTCGCCAAGCGGCGGCTCGCGATCGTCGAGACCGAGGGGATGCGCCGGGCCGGCTACACGGTGACCGGCTCGCCGGCCAACCTCGCGCTCGGGCGGACCCTGCGCAACTCCATGTCCCGGCGCATCGCCCTGAAGCGTCCGAAGCCCGACGAGATCGCGGCGCTGGAATCGCGCATCGAGGCCCTGCCCGAGGACGCGCCGGAGCGGGCCGACCTCGTGCAGTCCCTGGCGCTGCTGCGCGAGCGCTCGAAGCGCATCCCCTACGTCGATCCGATCGATCTGCGCTTCCGCCGCTTCGAGCCCTACCCGAAGCCGATCGCCCAGGCCGTGATGTTCTGCCTGATGGACGTCTCGGGCTCGATGACCGAGCACATGAAGGACCTCGCCAAGCGGTTCTACATCCTGCTCCACATCTTCCTGACGCGCCGCTACCGGCACGTCGAGATCGTCTTCATCCGCCACACCGATCGGGCGATGGAGGTGGACGAGGAAACCTTCTTCGGCTCGCGCGAGACCGGCGGCACGCTGGTCTCCTCGGCACTGGTCGAGATGAAGCGCGTGATCTCCGAGCGCTACTCGCCCGACGACTGGAACATTTACGCGGCGCAAGCCTCCGACGGCGACAACGTCTCCTCGGACGGGCCGACCGCCACGGAACTGCTGCGCGCCCACATCCTGCCGGCCTGTCAGCACTTCGCCTACCTGGAGGTCGGCGACGAGAACGGGCCGCGGGCCGGCTTCGTCGAGCACCGCACCACGCTCTGGCGCACCTACGAGGCCGTCGCCAAGTCCGGTGGCGCCATCGCCATGCGCAAGGTGAACCACCGCCGCGAGATCTACCCCGTGTTCCGCGAGCTGTTCGGCCGCAAGGACGCGAAGGCGGAGGCGTGA